In Spirochaetota bacterium, one genomic interval encodes:
- a CDS encoding ATP-binding cassette domain-containing protein, translating into MEDITTKQLIEVRNVTIEDGKQKLQNVSFTLCLGEDVVFFGAEDSGVDFICPLLAHALEDYSGQILYKGQNIKNMDFVEVHNFRKIFGYLQRGYALISNMTVYENIALPLRYHTDLSEKAIHELVDALIVYLHLSHCMNLRPVMLTQSEMLRTAFARAIALDPDMLLIEHPLEGQCLWNAQIFLQALRNRAFAPNKTVIVATYQPLVYIDIATRFIMLHEGSIVFDGTKEEFEKFDNEYVKQFVNVLPYGPMTLR; encoded by the coding sequence ATGGAAGATATAACAACAAAACAACTGATTGAAGTCAGAAATGTTACTATTGAGGATGGCAAACAAAAACTACAGAATGTGTCATTTACACTATGTCTGGGTGAAGATGTTGTATTTTTTGGTGCCGAGGACAGTGGTGTTGATTTTATTTGTCCGCTGCTTGCTCATGCGCTTGAAGATTATAGCGGCCAAATACTCTATAAGGGGCAGAATATTAAAAATATGGATTTTGTTGAGGTCCATAATTTCAGAAAAATATTTGGGTATCTTCAGCGTGGGTATGCACTCATCAGCAATATGACTGTATATGAAAACATAGCACTGCCACTACGATACCATACTGATTTGTCAGAAAAGGCAATACATGAACTTGTTGATGCTCTTATAGTCTACCTGCATTTATCGCACTGCATGAATTTGCGGCCAGTTATGCTCACGCAATCTGAAATGCTGAGGACTGCATTTGCCAGAGCTATCGCCCTTGATCCTGATATGCTTTTGATTGAACATCCGCTTGAAGGGCAATGTCTGTGGAATGCTCAGATTTTTTTGCAGGCATTACGCAACAGAGCGTTTGCGCCAAATAAAACCGTTATAGTTGCCACATATCAGCCGTTAGTGTATATTGATATTGCAACACGATTCATTATGCTCCATGAGGGTAGCATTGTGTTTGATGGAACAAAAGAAGAATTTGAAAAGTTTGATAATGAGTATGTAAAGCAATTTGTTAATGTATTGCCGTATGGACCAATGACGTTACGTTAG